The Petrocella atlantisensis genome has a window encoding:
- a CDS encoding flagellar hook protein FlgE: MMRSMYSGVSGLRIHQTKMDVIGNNIANVNTVGFKSSRVTFSEVFSQTIQGASGASENTGGRNPMQIGLGSSISSVDIDMGEGAAQRTDNPLDLKIEGDGFFVVSDITGNKFTRAGAFRIDEAGNLVTPEGLNVMGWKADQATGEVQKGQVEPIQILNPVNLYSEPSATENITLSGNININDTQLSDPNGVPFTANFYDSLGYRYTAEYRITNLPLANENQFTITLTDAGITDADGNVGVATGLAPIAQIIEFDPATGKIIAGPDTFDMTNLVTPFSTFSTMSVDFGDLTLFAGNTTLEAISGDINGIGSGNQAGSISGFEVGGDGKVIGRYTNGQTKLLGQIVVAAFQNPAGLQKVGSNLFVATTNSGDFDGLGQDITSRGGSFNSGVLEMSNVDLSREFTEMITTQRGFQANSRIITSSDELLQELVNLKR; encoded by the coding sequence ATGATGCGTTCAATGTACTCAGGTGTTTCAGGTCTTAGGATTCACCAAACAAAAATGGATGTTATAGGTAATAACATCGCGAATGTTAACACAGTGGGATTTAAAAGTAGCCGTGTTACCTTCAGTGAAGTATTTAGTCAAACCATACAAGGTGCTAGTGGCGCAAGTGAAAACACCGGTGGTAGAAATCCAATGCAAATAGGTCTTGGTTCTTCTATATCTTCAGTGGATATTGACATGGGCGAAGGTGCGGCACAACGTACGGACAATCCCCTAGATCTTAAAATCGAAGGCGACGGCTTTTTTGTTGTCAGTGATATAACAGGTAACAAATTTACTAGAGCCGGCGCATTTAGAATCGATGAAGCAGGCAATCTGGTTACACCTGAAGGTCTAAATGTTATGGGTTGGAAAGCCGATCAGGCTACTGGAGAAGTACAAAAAGGACAAGTTGAGCCGATTCAGATTCTGAATCCGGTTAATCTTTATTCTGAACCTAGTGCAACTGAGAATATAACTTTATCAGGTAATATTAACATCAATGATACCCAATTGTCAGATCCAAATGGTGTGCCTTTTACAGCTAACTTTTATGATAGTTTAGGTTATAGATATACAGCTGAATATCGTATTACCAACTTGCCTTTAGCCAATGAGAACCAGTTTACCATCACTTTAACAGACGCTGGTATCACCGATGCAGACGGGAATGTAGGCGTGGCTACAGGGTTGGCACCGATTGCTCAGATTATAGAGTTTGATCCTGCTACAGGTAAGATTATAGCAGGACCTGACACATTTGATATGACCAACTTGGTAACACCATTTTCAACTTTTAGCACCATGTCTGTTGACTTTGGAGACTTAACCCTTTTTGCCGGTAATACAACACTTGAGGCAATCTCAGGTGACATCAATGGCATCGGTTCTGGGAATCAAGCCGGTAGTATATCCGGATTCGAAGTTGGCGGCGATGGAAAAGTTATCGGTAGATACACCAACGGACAAACCAAATTACTTGGACAGATTGTCGTTGCAGCATTTCAAAACCCTGCAGGACTTCAAAAAGTGGGAAGTAATCTGTTTGTAGCAACTACGAATTCAGGCGACTTTGACGGACTCGGTCAAGATATTACATCAAGAGGTGGAAGTTTCAATTCCGGCGTTCTTGAGATGTCGAATGTAGACCTATCAAGAGAGTTTACAGAAATGATCACAACCCAGAGAGGTTTCCAAGCAAATTCAAGAATTATAACTTCTTCAGACGAACTGCTACAAGAACTTGTAAATCTTAAGAGATAA
- a CDS encoding TIGR02530 family flagellar biosynthesis protein, translated as MIIQNRPIPPIRQVQGEQLRTKSIENKNIDTNKFANILQQQIQSQDKLKFSKHASMRLDVRQIELSDDQMTRLEAGVNKAEAKGIKESLVLMDNVALVVNIENKTVVTALDQSEAREHVFTNIDGAVLI; from the coding sequence ATGATCATTCAAAATAGACCCATACCGCCGATTAGACAGGTTCAAGGAGAACAACTAAGAACCAAATCCATAGAGAACAAGAACATAGACACCAATAAGTTTGCAAATATTTTGCAACAACAGATTCAAAGTCAAGATAAGCTGAAATTCTCAAAACATGCCAGTATGCGCTTGGATGTAAGACAGATTGAATTGTCAGATGACCAAATGACCAGACTAGAGGCAGGCGTTAACAAAGCAGAAGCTAAAGGTATCAAAGAATCACTCGTCTTAATGGATAACGTAGCGTTAGTCGTTAATATTGAGAATAAAACAGTTGTAACCGCTCTAGATCAATCAGAAGCTAGAGAACATGTATTTACAAACATAGATGGTGCTGTATTGATATAG
- a CDS encoding flagellar hook capping FlgD N-terminal domain-containing protein codes for MATVDSIQDIMAKYGMDATKDKAKSDNLNKDAFLQLLVTQMRYQDPLEPAKNEDFLAQMAQFSSLEQMQNLNTSSTMQQAYSLIGKTVLGVSFNEVSGESEYVEGVVQSVTLKGGEAFLNVDGVDVALAKVEAVLNDKETSNEAMIGAINKMNEALVSINEKIDRLTADETEEEPVENVEEGQ; via the coding sequence ATGGCAACAGTAGATTCTATACAAGACATCATGGCCAAATATGGTATGGATGCAACAAAAGATAAAGCCAAGTCAGACAATCTGAACAAAGATGCTTTTCTTCAACTACTTGTGACTCAAATGCGTTATCAAGATCCTTTGGAACCGGCAAAAAATGAGGACTTCTTAGCACAAATGGCTCAATTTTCATCTTTAGAGCAGATGCAGAACCTAAACACAAGTTCAACCATGCAACAAGCATATAGCTTAATAGGGAAAACTGTATTGGGTGTATCATTCAATGAAGTTTCCGGAGAAAGTGAGTATGTAGAAGGTGTTGTACAAAGTGTTACTTTAAAAGGTGGAGAAGCATTTCTAAACGTGGATGGTGTGGATGTAGCACTAGCAAAAGTTGAAGCCGTGCTTAATGACAAGGAAACAAGCAACGAAGCGATGATTGGTGCAATCAACAAGATGAATGAAGCTCTTGTATCTATCAATGAAAAAATTGACCGTTTAACAGCAGATGAGACAGAAGAAGAACCGGTTGAAAATGTAGAAGAAGGACAGTAA
- a CDS encoding flagellar hook-length control protein FliK, protein MNSVANQNVATLMNSNFGTHKSNTNLNNASNKEFSKVYSREKDIQQLDKKEFEALSKEKMKKPSNVEVDKAAVSKNSDPAEDQKEKIKPMNETETKTPNATTKEKTVEETSELETVTEDMIMVDYSALEQMALTIVSELLGIPEETLQLNLETMDMNVFDLLNMNSLSELLGEVFQLEETSLLTHGEAFESFKAIQTELKALLESVNMSEEEVVAAMNHLAEGKMPMADNQVVAMNGEIPSSAISTETEDSQGSKQEVKLEIHDMRSQKVTTEYDQKETGKQKGDQSFNTLFSQNTTDLKEVVVVNKAGEVKYQQVSTNDIINQIVTKAIVNLSDTRTSMNLQLNPGNLGKIAVSVVAEQGLVKGQFVAENEVVKQMIESNIGQLKSQLEQQGIKVDKIEVTLGNANLHYHQKEQSDQRQSFNKTRQDRINRLNRLHNIEVAQPEIKSTETPKDMDGNMEHTVEYSA, encoded by the coding sequence ATGAATTCAGTTGCAAATCAAAACGTTGCAACATTGATGAATTCGAATTTTGGAACTCACAAGAGCAATACCAACTTAAACAATGCCTCAAACAAAGAATTCTCGAAGGTTTACAGTCGCGAAAAAGACATTCAGCAACTTGATAAAAAAGAATTTGAAGCTTTAAGCAAAGAAAAAATGAAGAAGCCTTCAAATGTCGAAGTGGATAAAGCCGCAGTCAGTAAAAATAGCGACCCAGCCGAAGACCAAAAAGAAAAAATCAAGCCAATGAATGAAACGGAAACAAAGACACCGAATGCAACAACCAAAGAGAAAACGGTTGAGGAAACATCAGAACTTGAGACTGTTACAGAAGACATGATTATGGTCGACTATAGTGCACTTGAGCAGATGGCATTAACCATCGTCAGTGAATTATTAGGCATACCGGAGGAAACGCTACAATTGAATCTGGAGACTATGGATATGAATGTTTTTGATTTACTAAACATGAACAGTCTATCAGAACTTCTTGGCGAAGTGTTTCAGTTAGAAGAGACTTCTTTATTAACCCATGGTGAGGCTTTTGAAAGCTTTAAAGCGATACAAACGGAATTAAAAGCATTACTTGAATCCGTTAACATGAGTGAAGAAGAGGTTGTAGCTGCAATGAATCATCTAGCAGAAGGTAAAATGCCAATGGCAGATAATCAAGTGGTAGCCATGAACGGAGAAATCCCTTCAAGTGCTATAAGCACTGAAACGGAAGACAGCCAAGGTAGTAAGCAAGAGGTTAAGTTGGAAATCCATGATATGAGAAGCCAAAAAGTCACAACTGAATATGATCAAAAGGAAACAGGTAAACAAAAAGGTGATCAATCTTTTAATACATTGTTTTCTCAGAACACAACAGATCTTAAAGAAGTAGTTGTGGTAAATAAGGCTGGTGAAGTCAAATATCAGCAAGTGAGTACAAACGATATCATCAATCAGATTGTAACAAAAGCCATAGTTAATCTCTCTGACACAAGAACCTCCATGAATCTGCAATTGAACCCCGGAAACCTAGGGAAAATAGCTGTATCGGTAGTTGCCGAGCAAGGTTTGGTAAAAGGGCAATTTGTGGCAGAAAATGAAGTGGTGAAACAAATGATTGAAAGTAACATCGGGCAGTTAAAAAGTCAGCTCGAACAACAAGGTATCAAAGTGGATAAGATTGAAGTAACGCTCGGCAATGCAAATTTGCATTATCATCAAAAAGAGCAAAGTGATCAACGTCAATCTTTTAATAAAACCAGACAAGACAGAATCAACCGTTTGAATAGACTTCATAATATAGAAGTAGCTCAACCGGAAATCAAGTCAACAGAGACTCCAAAAGATATGGATGGCAATATGGAACATACGGTGGAGTACTCAGCGTAA